DNA sequence from the Acidobacteriota bacterium genome:
GGACTTGGACAAAGTGCGCTGTCGGTCATTAGTTTGACGATGGTCGGCCAATGGTTCGTCCGGCGGTTGAGTCTGGCGATGGGCGTATACACCGTGCTGATGAGCATCGGCTTTATGATCGCCTTTCCGGTGGTCGGCGCGGTCGTGCTGAAAAACGGTTGGCGCTCGGCATGGAGCGGCGTTGGAATCGCGCTGCTGGTTCTGGTTCCCATCGTGTGGCTGCTGGTGCGGCATACGCCGGAAACTTCCGGCCTAATGCTGGATGGAAAGACGCTGGATGGCGAAAAGCATAAAGACAAACCGGAAGAACCGCTGATCGGATTCACCTTGCGCCAAGCTCTGCTGACGCCTGCGTTTTGGGTGTTCGCATTGTCGAGTTCTGTGTATGGCTTACTCGCTTCGGGCATTGCGCTATTCAATGAATCCATTTTGGCCGAGCGTGGATTCGATGCCAGCGTCTATCACCGCACATTGGTTATCACGGCCTTGACGGCATTGGCAGGAAATTTCCTGGGCGGGTGGTTGGCGGAAAAATGGAGCATGAATCGGTTGATGGCCTTGGCGATGGCAATGCTGGCTGGGGCGTTGTTGGCGCTACCGCACGTTCGGACGGAAGCGCACGTTGTGGCTTGGGCTGTCGTAATGGGATTGGCCGGAGGCTTCGTCATCGTCCTGTTCTTTTCGTTCTGGAGCCGCGCATTTGGCCGCGCCCATCTGGGAAAAATTCAAGGCGCGGCGCAATCACTGACGGTGGTGGCTTCTGCCGTCGGGCCATTGCTGCTGGCAGAATGCGTGGCCTGGACAGGTTCTTACTCGGCGATGTTTTACACTCTGTCGCTGGTCGTTGCCGCGTTGGGAATCAGCGCGTGGCTGACCATCATTCCCAATCAATCCTCTTCACCGGATAAATCATGAAAAATACGGAACAGACGGAATGAACGGAACAAACGGAAACTGGCATTTACCAGAATTCTTCCGTCCATTCCGTTATTTCCGTATGTTCCGTAATCTCTTTTTGTCTGTCTTACGGCAAAGCCTTGATGCGAATGTTGCGGAATTCCACTAGCGAACCGTGCCCTAAAAACCCAACGTGGCCGGTTTTGTTCTTCAGCCCCGGATGTTTTTTCAGCACGGCTTCTTCTTTCACCATATTCAAATCGGCATCCAGAATGATCACGCCGTTGAGCGTCACGCGAATGCGGCTGCCATTGGCCAGAATCTCTTCCGTGTTCCATTCGCCCGCCGGTTTCAAATACCCGGTGCGAGCCGGAATCACGTCATAGACCGAACCGTGATGTTGTTCGGACTTGATCTTGCCTTTGTACATTTCGTGGCCGTCGTCCAGGATTTGAATCTCCATGCCTTGATACGCGGCGTCGCCATCGTATGGCGCGCGAATGCCAACCCCATTGTTTCCGCCCGGTTCGGTTTTGAATTCAAAGCGAAAGACGAAGTTGGCGTATTCCTTTTCGGTGTACAGATTCCCGCCGCCGTCTTTGGGACAGACAATCGTTTCGTCTTTAATCACATAGCCCGGCCCGTGCCCGCGCACCAGTTTCCAGCCCGTTAGCGTTTTGCCATCGAACAACTTCACAAAGCCTTTTTCATCCGTCGTGGTGGTTTTGGTTTGCGCCTGCGCTGCGCCGACCAGCAACGACAGACCAATCACGAATGCGAACATGAATTTCATACGTCGAAGTCTCCTGTGAGAGTGGAATTGAAGGTAGTGCCTCGAAACTATAGCAGGGTTGATTTCATTCCGGCCATCCCGCTCAAAAAGCTTGGCGCTTTCCGCCGTGCTGTGGAAAATACAGCCGTGCCAAGTTAACTCCAAAGGATTGCCAAGCATGACTGACGCCACACCTCAACGCCGTTTTGCCATCGCACTTTCGTTTCCGGGCGAACATCGCACGTTTGTCGAGCAAGTCGCCGCGCATCTTGCCACCACATTCAGCCAGGACCGTGTACTTTACGATCATTACCACGATGCTGAATTCGCTCGGCTGGACCTGGACGTTTATCTTCCCAACGGGTGGAATTTCGTCCTGATGTAGCGTGAAGTTGAGCAGAAGCAATAGAATCGGCCCTCTTCTACTCAACATCAACCAGGCTGTGGCGGCTACCACAGACCAGTACAGAGGGCCGAGATGCAAGTATCCATCAAGTCGAATCCGCAGGCAAAGCAATTGACCATCACCCTGACTGACGTGGACTGGGTGCAACTTCAACAAGGGAACTTTTACGAGGGTGAACGCCAGGTGCAGCAGATCGTCGCGCTCACCGGTCGGGAACTGACCCGCGACCTTCTCCGCAGCCACGACTCCGACGCCCACGCACTCTGGCGTGACGGGCGGCGCTGGTCGCGGAAAGAGGCTTCGCCGGGCCATTACCTGACCCTCTATGGCGAGGTCGTCGTCACGCGTCATCTCTATCAGACCAGTGCTGGCGGAGAGACTTACTGTCCGCTCGAAGCCCGGTGCCAGTTGAGTTTCGGCCAGGCCACGCCGCTGCTGGCCGAATTGCTGGCCTTCAAAGTCAGCGCGCTCACGCCCGGCGAGGTCGCACAGGATGTGCGGAAAAGTCATGACCTTGCACTCTCGGTCAGCTTCATTCAGCAGACCGCCCAGCGGATCGGGCAACTGGCGGTGGACAAAACTGACCGCTGGCAACTCGACAGCCCGCCGCCGGAGCGGGAGGTGGCCGTGATCGCCACCGGCCTTGATGGGACGACCGTGCCGCTGCGCGACGAAAACTATAAAGAAGCGATGTGCGGCACCATCGCGCTCTATGACGGCGGCGGCGAGCGGCTCCGGACCGAGTACATCGGCGCGATGCCGGAAGCCGGGAAAGCCACCTTCACCGACCGTTTCACGACGCGCGTCGCTGCGGTCCAGGCGCGTCACCCGCAGGCGCTCCACGTCGTGCTGGCCGACGGCGCCCGCTGGAACTGGCAGGTGCTGAGTGAGCATTATCCGGACGCGATTCAGATTCTCGACTTCTGGCACGCGGCGCAGCATCTGGCGCAGGCGGCCGAGGTGATCTTCGGGGCAGGTCTCAGTCCGCAGAAGAGTGCCTGGTTTGAGACCTGGAAAACTGTCTTGCGTGACGAACCCAATGGAGTCGCGGGCGTGATTCGCACTTTGCTCTATTATCGCAATCGCGGTTCCCGCTCAACCGCCGCCCGGGCGGAACTC
Encoded proteins:
- a CDS encoding MFS transporter — its product is MNAAKADLVRPPMLLARLPMYYGWVNLTVAALAMVGTLPGRTQGLGLITEKLLHDLQIDRVLFAQINLWATLIGALFCFGIGRLIDRAGSRIVLTSVVLTLAAVVLAMSGVHGMFWLAILITLTRGLGQSALSVISLTMVGQWFVRRLSLAMGVYTVLMSIGFMIAFPVVGAVVLKNGWRSAWSGVGIALLVLVPIVWLLVRHTPETSGLMLDGKTLDGEKHKDKPEEPLIGFTLRQALLTPAFWVFALSSSVYGLLASGIALFNESILAERGFDASVYHRTLVITALTALAGNFLGGWLAEKWSMNRLMALAMAMLAGALLALPHVRTEAHVVAWAVVMGLAGGFVIVLFFSFWSRAFGRAHLGKIQGAAQSLTVVASAVGPLLLAECVAWTGSYSAMFYTLSLVVAALGISAWLTIIPNQSSSPDKS
- a CDS encoding DUF1080 domain-containing protein; its protein translation is MKFMFAFVIGLSLLVGAAQAQTKTTTTDEKGFVKLFDGKTLTGWKLVRGHGPGYVIKDETIVCPKDGGGNLYTEKEYANFVFRFEFKTEPGGNNGVGIRAPYDGDAAYQGMEIQILDDGHEMYKGKIKSEQHHGSVYDVIPARTGYLKPAGEWNTEEILANGSRIRVTLNGVIILDADLNMVKEEAVLKKHPGLKNKTGHVGFLGHGSLVEFRNIRIKALP
- a CDS encoding ISKra4 family transposase, with product MQVSIKSNPQAKQLTITLTDVDWVQLQQGNFYEGERQVQQIVALTGRELTRDLLRSHDSDAHALWRDGRRWSRKEASPGHYLTLYGEVVVTRHLYQTSAGGETYCPLEARCQLSFGQATPLLAELLAFKVSALTPGEVAQDVRKSHDLALSVSFIQQTAQRIGQLAVDKTDRWQLDSPPPEREVAVIATGLDGTTVPLRDENYKEAMCGTIALYDGGGERLRTEYIGAMPEAGKATFTDRFTTRVAAVQARHPQALHVVLADGARWNWQVLSEHYPDAIQILDFWHAAQHLAQAAEVIFGAGLSPQKSAWFETWKTVLRDEPNGVAGVIRTLLYYRNRGSRSTAARAELDTQLNYFRQHAERMHYALYRAAGWPIGSGVTEAGCKELIKARFCRSGMRWKRETGATVLQLRAIRLSNQWESFWQKVIRYVA